atatatatattaaattttattataaatgctattttggttattttttgtATGCCATTCTTACAACAAAAACTTTTTGGGGATAAAAATATCGAAAATATTAGCTTTAAAGTGTAACATGACCAACAAGGAACTTAAGAATGACGTACCAAACCATTGCTGCTGATGGGATTCCATATTGGAAGAATTGTTTGACGCAAGACACAAAATCACCAGATACTAAGCCGCGAGTCTTCTCGCAAGAGGTGGAGAATCTCACATAGCATGCCAGTATCAATGCATAAAACCAGAAGGACACACTAATAGCCATAGCAGCTCCATTGCTTCCCAGACCAAACACAGAAACCATAGTCCAGCAAACTGGGATATGGAACAAAAGTGTGGCTACGGCAGTGTAGAGCAGAGGGATAACCAACCCTTGTGTCTGAAGATACCTAGTGAGTGGTATGACGATAGCTTGTCCGAACAAACCAGGTATTAGCCAAAAGGCGTAGGAGCCAGCGACTCTGGAGATGTCAGGGTCTTGTCCGAGAGAGACCAAAAGCTTTTCGATGTAAATCCAGAGAATTGATATGAGGAAACAGATTGGGATGTTAGAAGCGATTGCTGAGTATGTGTAGGTTCCGATTGTTTCGTATCGTTTGGCTCCAAAAGCTTGGCCACAAAGAGTTTCCAAAGCACCTACTAAACCATACTGCACAAATCGTTTTCAAGAGTTGAGAATCAATTAGATTCTTGAATTAAAGAGGAGAGAGAGTCTTGGCAGAGTTATTACCAAAATACTGAAACCGGAGACATTTGTGAAGGAGGTGGCAAGAGCGACGCCGGAGAGCTGAAGCTCGCTGTTGTGGCCGGCGACCATGACTGAGATGACAGGCAATAAGTATTCAGCAAATGTTACTATGGCCATAGGAGCGGCTAAGAGGCTTGTTTTCTTCAGTTCGACGGTGAGCTGACCTCTTTGCCATGTCGTTTTACCGGGGACTAGTTCCTCGTCTCTCGGAAGAAATGGCTCTTCCATTGTCGTCTTACAAGTTGAAGTCTCTGCCTTTGATTTCAAGATAATTTGAATCTTTATAAAGAGAAGGAACCAATGTGTCAATGTCAATGAAGACTTTTCTTTCTGTAAAACATGAGATTATTATTAGAGAAATTACTTAGAATGACTCTAACTAATCATAAAATGATTAGACTAActcatataattttgaaattactaGATTAACTCTCGAGGCATGCAACTTTACGATTTTGCCATCACTAATAATTAaaccatgattttttttgatcaaattaaaccataattaaaaagtatatatttaatattataagaaaaaaacaaatactttaCGTCTTTAGCGTTTCTCCACCGATGTCGACGAAACGCTCTTCTCGTCGTCTCGTCACCTCCATCTCTGACGCTCCCTTTTCCCTCACCGGCTTCGTCTCCGTCACCTCTACCGTGATTCGGACTTTGTCTCCGCCATCCTCCACGATAACTCACCTTCGTCTCTTTCCTATTGGACAAACCCGAAATCGATTTCACCTCAGTCACATTCGGCTTCAACTACAATCTACTCTAATCTGTGAGTCTTTAATCTATGCTATTTTAGTTGTTGTTATCATAGATTAATTGATTGCATGTTGAAATTTTGGAACCCTAATTCCCAGTGTCATCTAAACTTTGACTTTCAGATCTGTTAAATTCAATTGTATTTGATAATTAACATTTACTCTCTGTTTTATTTAAAGGTCTATGAACTAGTGTGGTACTTGGAACCACCAAAACAAACTCTATGTTAACAAGTCTGTTCTCAATAAGGAGGCCCCCAGGATGGCCAAAGCTGTTGCCAACCAGGTATAATTCTTTTCTTTCAATCATTGATTGTTGTGCGTTGTTATGTTTGGTTGCCTATAGCCTATAGGTTATTCTCTAGATTGGTTAGTCTTGTCTAATGTTGCAGTGAATTGATACTTTTTTATTGTAGTTTTGGTTTTAGGAGCTGTGATTAGAAAGCTAACACGTAAGAAGAGGACTCCTTTGTGGAGTATCtcttatatgaatatatttgttATGCTTGGCTCTGAGATATATTCTTTCAcatctccttttttttctttttgtctctCAGTATTAATCAATTTGTTGTATTATCTATTTAGGCAGTGGACAACTACTACAAACCTGATTTAAAGAATACAGCACTTGCTAGGTGCAGCGTGATCAGCAAAGGCCTTAGAGTCGCCAAGTCTCATCTCAAGAAGAGGAACATGCAGGCTTGAAGATTTGGCCATTGACTGAACATTTTACTTCTGAAAAAGCTATGATTTGTGATTTTAGACAAAATTTTATAGGTTATAAAGATTTTTCATGGATAGTTCAGTTTCTTGCTTGTAACACCTCCactgttatgtttttttttctcagaatgatattaaataaaaagtagtAAGCTGGTTGCTGTCCACATTCCTTGTCAGCAGTGAAATAATACTAGTAGTTGCTCCTTGATCATGATATTGTGAGTCAATTCATGATAGTGATAACTAATAGTACTTCTGAACTTTATAGATATGTAACGTGAATTGAAAGAGAGCAGTATCTGATACAGACTCAAGAACATGTCAAATGCAGGAACCTATTCTTACATATAAAGCAGTATCTGATACAAGTTCAGTTTATTTATTTGTGGCTTTGACAACAGAttgttctcttttctttttgatgaCAACAGATTGTTCAAGAAACTCTAAATGTGGGAACATATGTTTAGCTCCACCAGCAATGAACAAACGTTCAAGAAAAGATGGATGAAAAAAATGATGACAGTTACCAAATGTTTTGCCTAATTCTGATTTTAGTTAACctaaaaataaatcagatttgAAATAATTGTAAACCGGGTTAAAATTGAGTATTAAATTAAGTTTTGTTTACATAAACCCAGATTTTCGTCAATAAATCTGCCacaacataaattaaaaaatctatcaCCACATAAGCAAAAAGTCTGCAAACAATTTTAAATCGGATATAAAAATCTGCCGTAAAATAATAAGTCTTAACACAAAAAATAAATCGGTCTATAAGAAAATAAGTTGACCACATAAATCTACCATTAATAATTAATCTGCTACCTCATATGACagacatattttaaaaaatctgttTTTAATCAAATCAGACAATTAACTCTGCCGTGCAAATAAATCTGACGTTTTAAAGAAAGTCTGACACCACTTTAatgatagatttatttttctacacagattttataaataaacttattactcagacaaatttattttttcaaaacaaatctgCCGTcgaaaaataataaagatattttaataataactatttttttgttataactatgTTCAAGGGCAATTTTGAccagaaaaacattttaataattttcaaaaaataagaGTTATTCTAGTAATTACACAACTAATATGAGTCATTCCAGtaaactttattattattgaattgACATGACGTTTAAGGTGGACCAAAAGAAGCACTTAAAATTTTCAGGAAATTGTTGTGAACTTTCATATCATGATATAATAAagagaaattaaaatatactataatgaGGAAGAAATCTATggcttaaaaataaataaatatatatatatatatatatacacactataATGAAGAAATCTATGGCTTAAAcactatattaatttagataacCAATTAAAATGTCATTGAATCATAATATAACTCCTATTAGTTCAGTTTTGGGAGCCTATATCTCCTATTAGCCCAATATTTATTGAGctgtttaaatattttgatagtaGATCATTTCATGGGTAATTGATAAAAATCATCCAACAATAAgcataaataaaaagaatctctcttattttttctgttaaacATATTATAACTTGGGGATCATGTTTCTTGTCAACGACTAAGTTGCTAAACAAGTGGACAGTCACGAACGTGCTGCCGAAGCAGATATAGTTTAGCAATATTCGTTTTGACTTGTTTGATAGCATATGACTACTAGTGGTCGGAATATCCAGTATATGACATAAGGTGAATGAATGATCTGTTATCTTCAACGAGCACCGTTCATTTATATATTCAATTAGAGAAATTTTTGggtagagtgaacctttaggttcacccaaccaataggatttcgttatttcatattcagtatcttttaaaaaaggaaacaaaatattgtcaagttttattatatttttaaaataaaaataaaaataaataaaaaataataataattgcaaacaaaaacacatttaaaatttatatttttaataccgtcaaccAACACTAacccctaaatcctaaatcctaaacccttgggtaaatcctaaacccttggtaaatctaaaacacttggataaattctaaatcctagagtttaggatttatccaaaggtttatggtttatccaagggtttagggtttagtatttagggtttagggtttagtatttagggtctAATGTTTTGTCGATTgtgttaaaagtatatttttaaaaaatcaaaagatttaggattttttttttgaattaaaaaaaaaagatttaggatttatccaagggtttaccatgggtttaggatttatgatttagggtttagggtttagtgttttgttgacggtattttaaatataaaatcttttttgctactattattattttctatttattttttattttaaaaacataataaaacttgacaatattttgtttacttttttaaaagatactgaatatgaaataacgaaatcctattgggtgaacctaaaggttcactctaggggtgaactcAAGTATTTTTCATTCAATTATTTACATCAAGACGAATATGAATTAtcatagtttacaaaaaaaaaaagaatatgaattATCACTTGAAAAGTCATTATGCTTAGTTTGCACCACAAGGCAGTTTGAACATTCAATCTTGTATCCACTATTGtcgaatttaaaatttacatattcCTAAAGTTTTAATTTATGGGAGATAAATCTTTACAATAGCACAAcggaaaatattattaaaaaaaattattcaaaatttagcACACAAAATTAGcattattttaaagaaaaaaatataattatatttatatttggatTCAGTGATTAGGATTTgaagtttaatatttataaaatggtttGGGATAAAAGTTTTGGTTTATAGTAGTTTAGTCATTTCATCTTTCAATTGGTGCTTTTTGATCATTTTCTCTCTTGATAATTATATCTTAGATTTTTTATGTGTTATCTAAATGATTGtccaaattatatttatgttcgAGATTTCTATAATTTCTTTTGAAGAATACTACAAAACTCAAATGGTACATTAAAGGCATGACTGGTTTTGCCGCTACCatccgcaaacgcagcttttgcggttggtagcggttgttggcgttttgCAACAATCATTTAAACCGCTCTAAACCGTTCTAAATCGCTTCAAACCTCTAAAattcaaaagctggttccaggtAGTGTTTGCgtttgcgggcggttgcgggaaagtaaatttttttcttttttttaaaacaatataaattcaaaaataaaaaaattaaataaaaaattttaattagaattatgaaaatactaaaatatatctattatattttaattaatattataaattttaatataaaatatttctataatttaaaaaaatttaaaagaatttaaaactattattttataaatataatttttatattaattatatttttacgatttttgatatttttataattatataaaatgtaaatattattaatttattatttaactgtTGTTGCATCTCGTGGTTAACTAGTCATAAGTATCCCGCAAATGCACAAATTTCAAACCGCAGTACCAGTCATACAAATCTCTTAAAACCGCTAAAAACCGCAACCATCCGCAACCGTAAACTTCTGCAACCGCAGCCGCAACCGCTGCATTTGAACCAGTCATGCCCTAAGTAAATAGCTTTGATAAATGTTAGCAATAAACGTGTGACTG
The sequence above is drawn from the Raphanus sativus cultivar WK10039 unplaced genomic scaffold, ASM80110v3 Scaffold0764, whole genome shotgun sequence genome and encodes:
- the LOC108858821 gene encoding protein DETOXIFICATION 1-like, translating into MEEPFLPRDEELVPGKTTWQRGQLTVELKKTSLLAAPMAIVTFAEYLLPVISVMVAGHNSELQLSGVALATSFTNVSGFSILYGLVGALETLCGQAFGAKRYETIGTYTYSAIASNIPICFLISILWIYIEKLLVSLGQDPDISRVAGSYAFWLIPGLFGQAIVIPLTRYLQTQGLVIPLLYTAVATLLFHIPVCWTMVSVFGLGSNGAAMAISVSFWFYALILACYVRFSTSCEKTRGLVSGDFVSCVKQFFQYGIPSAAMVCLEWWLFELIVLCSGLLPNPKLETSVLSICFTTAALHYVIPGGVAAAVSTRVSNNLGAGNHQVARLSVLSGLCLWLVESIFFTTLLFTCKNIVGYTFSNSKEVVDYVADLAPLLCLSFILDGFTAILNGVARGSGWQKIGAWNNVVAYYLIGAPVGAFLAFYRHFNGKGLWSGVVVGSAVQAIILSIIISSMNWKEQAEKARKRIVSTEKGLP